Genomic segment of Syngnathus acus chromosome 10, fSynAcu1.2, whole genome shotgun sequence:
TTGTTCATCTCGATTTTATGCAGGATTGCAATTCCGGCTCGTGTTAGAACCTCCTATAGGTCATTTTGGAGCTTAATTAAGAGTCGCACGTCTGCATTCAaagaattgtctttttttcaaatcagttTGGCTGCAATTTGTTCACAATAACACCCTCAAACAATTCAACAGTCTGTTTTTCCGCGGGGATGTGTGGACAGGATTTAACACTCGCGCCCGAGGACGCATGTTTAGCAGGAAACAGCACGGAAAAGTCACACGTGTCACTCGGCATGACATCGCGAGATGGTCAGAGTTGCGAGCGTGCGTGACGTCGAGGCGCGCCGTGACGGCTGGGGAAGCAAAATGTGCAAAGACACTTTTTGGCTCGACAATGTGCGGCTATGTGCACGTCTGGTGATTCAGCTTGCTGTCATGACGCATGAGCGTGAAATGATTTATGCAGAAAAGCCGCGAGTACTCacaacccccacccccacctcaCCCGTGTCACGTTGGCGCCTCGGTGGGGACCGGTTTACTAGAGCTGGATTATGAATCATTGTCGCGGCGGGAGTCAAATTGCCGGTCATCTTTTTTCGCTTTGATTTCATATTCACGTGCCACGGCGACAACATGTGCACGCGCACAATCCGCAATTCAGTCTCCTCCCGGCGgcacacactgacacacataTGCCGGGGCTGATGAAATCCCAGTCTCGTCGCTCCCTCGCCACTTGACTCACTTTTACTCCCGGAAATTCATTGCTTTGTGTGGACGGAGCGGGATGAGGAAGACTGAGAGGATGGGGAGGCCAAAAGGTGGGCACGGCGATCCGCCGTGAGGGCAAAAGGCTGCGTCCCGGTTGCCATGCAGAGGCGGCAGTAGCGTGcaaaggtggggggggggcacgggGCGCTGGACCCATTTATAACTCCCAAACTAAGCCACTAAGAAGTCCCGGAAATGCATTTTGCTTTCTTCTACTTGATTTGTTGGCAAATGGAGGCCTCTCTgcaatttgtgaaaaatagtGACTGGATTTCTATCTCAAAAAGGAGCTTATGAGATCTCAAAcatggcaacattttttttttttttgcctggaattttgttttatactcGCAGACGGGGATTTCTGCCTCACGGCCGATTTCGTGACCTTTCTTCTCGGGGCTTCATGGGCATTATCCCGATGTTTAACAGTCTAACAATCAATACACTGggggggtggaaaaaaaaaaaaaagaaaactttttcTACATTTGACCTGCCGGAGGCAAACTCCTTCAAGGGCGTTAAAAAGCCGCTTAGCAGAAGCTGCTTCGGCTTTTACGCAAAGCAAACTGCAGTTGAGGGCAGGAGTGGGAGAGTGCTATCAATCGGAGAGGATTGGCAAATTGgcatgaaggaaaaaaaaaaagagatggggGGGTGCCAAATCCTGTCTCACCctctccatttaaaaaaaaaacacttcagaTAAATTTCCTCTTAGCCTCGTTTATGCTTCCTTGCTTAACTTGGATTGCTGCCTGGCTTCTGAACTGCCCATTTTtgcctccatccatccatccatccattcctcTGTCCCGCAATGAAGAGCAACGATCACGGCGCAAATTTAATCAGCGTATTCTCTCgccctccctcgctcgctcgcacacacacgcacgctcgcCGAATAGATACGACTATTAATTTAGCTCCTGATTACAACGCGGCCTCGCAGTCACCTGCTAGAACCCGGCGGACACCCGTCATAAACTCGTTCCAGTTCCTTCCCCCGGCCGCGGCTCGTCGGCACGCCGCCCATCGCGGGAACTAGATAAGTGACACTGATACGCCGTGACTGATGTGGCAAGCTGTGAGCTTCCTCCAGATCGATCTGTAATCTGCTCGGGGCTGCCGCGGCGTCGGAGACGAGCCCGCTTGGCAATCTATCAATTAtcgactgatttttttttttttttttggggggggtggcTCAGGTGGTGGACCTCTACTGGGGCGTGGATCCGGAGGAATGGGACAGTCCGGAGCTGCAGCGACTCAGGATGAAGCTCCTGGAGGAATGTCTGAAGACGTCAGCGGGACCGTGCTTCGTTGTGAGTAGCGCGagcgaaaaaaaatgacacttttcctAAGACAAACGAGTCGTGCAATTTTAGGGTCCGGGAAAGGGCcaaaggggggcggggggggggggggggagaagggCAGAGATGACAGGTAGAGTAATGGATgctgaattattcaaataGAACAGATCTTTTTCTGGAGGTGAGATGGAGAGGTGATGCATTATGGGTAGGACAGTATCCTAGCACTCTTGAAAACATAATCTCCCTCCTCTAAGTGAGTTTTGTTTCTATTTGGAGACTTTAATTGCGTCATGACATTCAATTGCACAATGTCATGAGATGCTCCCAACATGGTTACTTAATTCAAATGTgtgcgtatatatatatatatatgtgtacacacacacacacacacacacacacacacacacacacacacacacacacacacacacacacacacacacacacacacacacacacacacacacacacacacacacacacacacacacacacacacacacacacacacacacacacacacacacacacacacacacacacacacacacacacacacacacacacacacacacacacacacacacacacacacacacacacacacacacacacacacacacacacacacacacacacacacacacacacacgctcacgcGCAGAGATGTATTGAGCTATACATTTCCAATCGTCTTTTATTCAAGAGCTGCATAACCGTTGCGCTAACGGTTGCCGTACGGTAGACAATCACGGATTTCCCAGCTAACCTCGGTGGTATCGAACAAGTTAATAGCCTCATAATTCTCAAAAAGGTCTCCGTGATAAAGACTCTTTTGTCCTCGTGCGCTTCAAAGCCACGACGAACGGCGACGACACTGCAGGTAATGCAAGCCGAGCGGCGTCAGGCTAAATGGCGATTTGAAAAGAAGCGCCGCCGTCTCGACGTTCGCGCTCAAGCCGCGCCGATTTCGGTCACGTCGGTAGCCCGCAATTTCGACACCTTCACCATGACTGACCCTGAACATCGGCAAACCGCAGTCGAGGTGACCGCAAGCACATAACGCAAAATagaggatataaaaagtctacacacccctgctcAAATACCAGCTTTTGTGGTATAGTTATCttgagcttgttttttttttatatatagtaGAAAATCCGTGAATATGTAAATCATGTCTTGATTATCTGTTTGATAAATGAATGATACGGAATCCTGAGAAGGTTCCTCaattgaaattacaaagtgcatGTGAGGCTTTAGTCGTGCTCCATGAGCTGGACATCAAGGCTCCCCTCTCAGGCACGTGACACACCTGGacgagggggggggttgtctAATCTGTCAATACAGAAGGTTTCCATGGTGATTGCAAGGGTTGGCATGGTGATGGGAAGCATGACAATGAGCCACAActgtcttttcttcttcttctcgctTCTTCAGCCCCCCAAAGGTCTCAAATTCCccagtgtaaaaataaaatgctcgATAAACGCCTCAAGGACGCGTCTCAGCTTCACCGCTTCCACTTTCTGCTCTTTCTCCCACCTATCAGTGAAAGAAGATCATAGGGGATAAAGTaacgttgattttttttttagctttctgctcccccccccctattaTGTTAGCATGATGTAAGGCTAACATGATCGCCTTGTCCCGGAAGCTTGAGCGGGCTGTCGTTATTGCGCATCAGTCGAAACTCAAGACCGTGTACCAGATCAATAAAGACGATTTTGCTGATTGATGGGACaagccattgtttttttaactgcttTCACCTGAAGGCTCATAAAGAAGACTGTAAGtggacaattaaaaaaatcctgcCCGTTTGTCTCATCTTTAGCCTTTTTCAACTCTGGATTAATTCCTTTGAAACGACACGGACGCATGTCAATATCACAGAGGAGGGCTGCggaaaatcgaactttttgctCGGATCTGCTGCCGCCGCTATCGCCAAGGCAACCAGCCGACCAGCATAGTTTTCCAGTTCCTTGACTCGGAGTGTCGAGGCTAGAAATGTGGCGCTACACAGGGATGTAAAGATCAACCGATCGTGTCGTGGAAGGCTTCGTTTCAGGTTGTCCTTGAAGGTGTCGGATGAAGCATGGAGGGGAATCATTTAAGCGGATCCCCCACTAAGCTGCCACTCAAAAGGATGCACCGACCGGTGTTAAGTGGTGAAATATTCCATTTGCTGATGACACAAAGAGATCGTGAGGAGATGTTGtgtaatgatgatgaagacggaGGTGGTGATTCTGATTAGAATAACTAATGGGCCCACACAAATTTTCCTCACAAAGGAGACCAAGAGCTATCTTTCCTACACATGACCTACATCTGTCATGCTCGGAACCGAACTGACTGTTTGCCTTGCTGACCCTTCTTGCTGTCCTTTTGTCGCCCTTCAGGGTTTGGTCGGAGAGAAGTACGGCAGCATCCGAGTCCCAGGGGAGGTGGAATCGGCAGAGTTTGAGATGATCTTGGATGCCGCGGTGGAGGCCGGGCTGGACACACACATCTTGGACGAGTGGTACTGCAGGGATGAAAACTCTGTGCCACCCGCATACTACCTCAAACCCAAAGCCCAAATGCTTAAGAAGTACCAGAACTCGGTGAGTGCATCTATGGACGAAGTTCATAAAAGAAATGCTTCTCGTTCGCTGACCGCAGAACACAAAACGTGCACTTCATTTAGTATCAGATTCATAATTCTGCATGTGACGCAAGGCTGAAGGATGAAATCAATCTGTCCTTTCTCCTTGCCTGCGATCCAACTTAGATGGAGTCCAGcagtgcagccaaaaccaagaATGACAAGGCCTGGAGGAAAGTGTCGGAGGAGATCAAGCGTATCTTCCGGACTGCGGTTCTGCAGCTTCAAGAAAAGGGGACAATGCCGAGCGCTCAGGCCAAAAAATTCCTTTGCTCTGGTTAGTTTCAGGTTTGATGATTTccaattttgtttcaaaacGTAGCTTAATCCTAATTGTGAATCATTGTTCTCCGTGGAGACTCATGTGCCATCTCCTAGAACTTTTCCTTCCaaagatgatttattttcatctaaTTAGGAAGCAACTGTGGGAAGAAAACTACACAGGAGACACTGGCAGCATTTCAGTCAGCGGGCTCTTTTGCACTTTGTTCACTGATATCATCTCTGGCTCTTCTTAAATGAGGCTCAAGGGATCAATGTAATCGCTGGCAAAAATGGTTACTAAAGCTTTGCAGATTATCTCCTGAAAGAACTCTGTTAGACACGTCGGACGATCTCGGGTGGTATACTTAAGCTGCATCTTAAGCGGTTCGTAACTGGCGGTTTTAGGAAATACTCGTTTTAGTTTCGGTTATTCGCACGCGGTATGTCTAAGTGGaataagttttttttgtcgttttcTCATTTCAGCCTTGGAAGACGAATTAGACTTTGCCCTCGGAAAACAAACTCCCGCCTTTCTCAGGAAATGCGTTTGCTACATTCGCAAGATTTCAAACTTTGACCGCTTCGCAAAACTCCCGGAGATGACCCGCTACATGGACATCGTGATGAGCGGCGACCGCATCATGCGGAACCAGGAAGCGTACGAGCGCTTGCTGAAGGTGCGCGACGAGTTCATACCAACCGTGGTGGCCGCCTCCAACCTCCGCGTTTACTCCTCGGTCACGCACTGCGACATGAAGCTAGGCTACTCCCAGGAAGTGGAGAGTCACTATGTGGAGGGACTATGTAAACAGTTCTACGAGGACATGGTGGATATAATTCAGGCCACGGTCCAGCAGAACTTTGACACAGAGACCGACCCGCTATATGATGAGATTCTCCAGCACCTGTCCCTGTGTAAAGCCTACGCAGCGCTGCACGAGTACCAGACCGAGTCCTTGGATTACGTGCAGGAGTACCTTTTGCCATCCAAGGGGAGTAGGATGAGCCCGCTGGTTGTGCACGGGGGACCCTGCACAGGAAAGACACTGCTACTTGCTGAAGTTGCCAAACAGGTGAGACATTTTCAGTGTCATTTGGTGCTCGGGAATGTTAAATATCTTTCAAAACTGTCTTTCAGGCCTACACGTGGCTGCAGAAAGAGACGGGCCCGGAAACGGACCCCGTGGTTATTGTCCGTTTCATTGGCTCGAGTCAACCCTCCACAGATTTGCGCACCCTTCTCCAGAGCATCTGTGAACAGATTGCAATAAACTACCGCTGCTTGATTCACTTTATGCCTACCAAAATCCAGGAAATGAGGGAGCTCCTCGTCAACCTGCTCGGAGAATCGTCCTTTCACAGGCCCTTGGTCATCATCCTGGATGCCCTGGAGCAGCTGTCCGATGCCGATGAAGCTCGCAAGCTGTGGTGGCTCCCCGTACAACTCCCTCGGACAGTCCGCATTGTGGTCTCAACGTTGCCCAATAAACACGGAATCCTGCAGAAGCTCCGACATGCCATCCATGACGAGGACAATTACGTGGAGTTGATACAGAGGGACCGCAAGGTCTGCAGCCAGACGCTAAAGCAGCAATTACTCGGCGTAAAAAGAAAGGTCACCTCGGGCCAACAAATCTATGTCAACGAGGCTCTAGCAAAGTGTACGTTGCCGATGTTTGTTAACTTAATCTACAGAGAGGTGGTGCACTGGAGGTCTCACAAAGACGTGGATGAGAAATCCCTGTGCTCTACGGTACACGAAAGCATAGAACAGTTATTCTATTCCGTAGAGAACAAGTTGGGCCAACGATTTGTCGTCCGAGCGTTGGGGTACATCACCATGGCCAAAGCAGGGTTAACTGAGATTGAGCTGGAGGACATTCTTTCCCTGGACAACATAGTCCTCGGAGATGTCATTGTGGTATCGTACCTCAAAAACCCCTTGAGGATTTCTTGCGACTTGGTAGCACGGCTCAAAGAAGAACTGGAAGGTTATCTAGTGGAGCGTCAGGTGCGTAACGTCACCCTGATGGTCTGGGCCAACCGCCATCTGCATCTCATTGCCCAGAAGTTGTACCTGAGCAACGAGGAAGACGTCCATCAAATGCACAGCCTCCTAGCCGAGTACTTCCTGGGGGCGTGGTCAGGGGGCAGGAAGAAGATCTTCACTTACGACAACAATCATTTTACCTCCCAAAATATATCGCACCACAAAAATCCCCACCACCAACAATCCCATGAGAAGACATCATCTGACAAGTACTCATACGACAGACAAACCCCTGAGCAGCCTTGGGTCTTCCAGTGCAACCTTCTGGAGCCCgacattttctttgtcaaCCACAGGAAGATGACAGAGCTGGTGTTCCACCTCACTAGGAGCGGCCGTACGGATGACCTCATGTTTGGCGTCATCATGAACTTTAGCTGGCTGTACACGATGATCAAGATCGGACAGTTTGAGAAGGCTTTAAATGATATCGACTTGGCCTACAGCTACACCCAAGAAAAAGAGCTGAAATTTCTATCCACTACTCTCCGTAGCGTCAAGGTGAAGGTATTGAAAAACCCAGCGTCGCTTTCTGCAGAACTGCAGCAGAGGCTTTTGCCAGTTGTCACCTCCCTGCCCAAACTCAGGCATCTCCTTCTGGAGTGCGACAAGGACGGTCCCAAGTACTGCTCGATTGTGCCTCTTCACTCCTCGATGGACGTCACTTACAGTCCAGAGAGGCTACCTTTGAGCTCAAGTTACATGCATATTGTCGAGATCTTGCCCACTCTAGCACCCAACATAGTCCTTGTGGCCCTTGAAGATGGGTCTGTAAGCACATGGGACGTTGAGAGCAGGCAACTTCTACGGCAGATCGACACAGCCAGATCTGTGGTGCTCGGAATCAGGTTAACCACCGATGAGAAGTATTTAGTCGTGGCCACGACTAAAAACACACTCCTTATCTACGATAATCACAAATCCTGCCTTTTATCAGAAGTCGAAATCAAGGGGTCGAAACATGGCGGCATCGCCGGCGGGGTGGCCTTTATCAACGGCTTTACTTTGTCAACTCACCATGCTTTAGCCTGGCTCGAGGCCAGTAAAGACGTCAACGTCATTGACTTACTTTACGGCTGGCCTCTTTATCAGTTCCATTGCTGGTACGAGGTGACTTGTGTCCAGTGCTCACCGGATGGAATGTATGCCTTCTGCGGACAGTACCTCAACACCGCATCCATCTTCCATCTGGGGAATGGGGACAAGTTGGCCACCGTTACCTCGGAGTTTTCCGGCGGCTTTGTTAAGTCCATCCTCGTCCTCGACACAATCAACCAAATGGTGATGATTGACAATGAGGGGAGTCTGTCGGTATGGAACACCAAAGAAATCACCAACCCACGTCTGATGGAGGATTACGACTGCAGAGGAGATGACAGCGAAGTGGTGAGCATTGAGCTTTCGGAAGACCAGCGCTCAATTCTGCTTTGCAAGGCCACAAGTATTGAGGTGCTCGATACCAAGGTATGGAAAATGGTGGAGAAGTTCAAAGCCAAACGGAGCGAGCGCTTTGTCGCTGCAGTTCTTTCCAAAAACGGACAAAGTATCGTGGCCTCGATGGAGAACACCTCTTCCATTTTTGTGTGGAGGAGGGACAGCGGGCAATGCATGGCGAGCCTGATCGAGATATCGGGGGCCATCGTTAAACTCATCAAATCAGTCCACCATAACTTGCTGCTTTCTGTTGCCAGCAGTGGAGTGCTGTCCGTCTGGGACATTGACATCATCACCGCAATGTCCAATATTGACAAAACAGGCAAGAAGATCCAGACACTGCAGTTGTCTGGCAGAGAGGATTACGTGTTTACCATGGATGGCTCGGAAGCGGTCCACAAGTGGAACTTCGGCACTGGGTTCATAGAAACGGTCTTCAAGCACGAGGGCATCGTCGAGAACTGCGTGCTCACCTCCTCAGGGGATCTAATGGTGACTTCGGATGACAAGTGCAGTCAGTACATCTGGCAAACCAACACCGGGGAGAACATTTTTCGTATCAATGGGCAGAAAATATCCCAGCTGCTAATCACCCACAACGACCAGTTTGTTGTGTCACTCTGTGAACAGAACGCTTCAAGAGTTTGGAGACTAGCAACAGGTCACAAAGTGTGCAACATCTTGGTCACCCTCCAGAATGCTCTGATCACCACAGCCAACACGTTCTTGGTGGGCACCTCCAAAAACAAGCTCCTAGCCGTTAGCTTGTGGTCGGGCAGCGTATCCAAGAAGTTTGTGTGCGACGACGGCATCACCATCGTCAGCTTCAAACTCATTCCCGACTGCCCCGACTGCGTCGTGTTCATCACCTCCACGGAGACGGTCTTCATTTGGAGCGTGGCGGACGAAGCCGTTTGCAGGCGTGTCCAGTTACCCGCCAACTTTCTAAAAAATCTAGAGGACTTCCAGATCTCGCCCAACGGCAAACAAGGAATCGTCTCCAAAGGTGACGAGAATATTAACGTGCTGGACCTACACAGCGGGAAGCTGAGGCTCATCCACGCCGCCGGTATCATCTGGCGTCAGAAGTTATCGCGAGACGGCCGTTACCTCGTCTACGTCTGCTTCCGTAACTGcgacgaggacgacgacgCCGGCGTGGTGTCCAATCTGATTGTGATGCGACTTGCCGACGGCAAGAGTATCGGCACGTGCTCCTTATACAAGACGCCCACGTTCCTTTCACTCTCTCAGAGAGCCCTGAACATCATCATTGGCTTTGAGGACGGCAGCATCGGCACATATACCGTGGTGGACCGCGTAGACGCCGCCCTCAAGATCAAGATAGCCACATCCAACAGCCGGCAGATCGTCAACAACGCTTCGCAGAAGGTCCGTCCCAAATGCGGCAATCATTCCTTTAAGACCGTCGCCGACTGCATTTGGAGGGAGTCAACGGAGGTTTTCTCCAGGGACAGCCCCATCAACGTGTCTGACTCCGGCGAAGGTGAGTCTACTACGCCTACAAAAAAGACGGAGCTGCTGCagtgaaaaaagaagagaagacGTGTGACGGGGTTTACAATCTCTGGAGGGTTGTCGTTGACTCTTGTTTACAGCCACGTGATTCCGCTGCAAATGTCAGGCGTCTGACTATCTTACCCTATCTAGTTCTTGTACCGTTCATTTTACATTCAGACGCTGggagaaataaaataagaggGAAACTAATTGTATGAGATGCGGGTTTGCCATTACGTGTCCTTTTCGCATTTGAAGAACAAAtgatttcaatgtttttttgcgACAGAGCACCGTTGAAGTCGTTCCAGTTATTTTTGCCACTTTTATTGTCCAATTTGTTCGTTTACATCGTGTACATGATGCCATTGTGTTCCACAAAAAGAAAGCATTTCGATTTTTCCTTTCTATCGGACGGtatgtacaaaaaacaaacacgtcTCCTTTTTTGGCTGCTGCAATTTGTGCAactctttaaaaatgttaagttGTGCTTAATGCAATCAAAGTGAGTGCCTGGAATTTCTAAATGTCTTTACGTGCAGACTACAAGATTTACGAAAATGCAGGGAATTTGTAAACACTAcagtacatacacacacacacacacacacacaaaaacaacaacgggAAGCCGTGGGTTGCGTTACTCTTTGAAACAACAGTTAAAGAAACTTGGCGGGATGTTGACTGTGAATTTGCAGTTCCATCGACGTGCGAGGAACGCCACGAAGGAGCATTCAGTGTAGCATAGCACCATACAAAGTCACGCCTTAATCAGTCTACTTGCTTTGAGTCTTGTGAAGTTCAAGCGTCGGAATAGAAAAAGGACTGCGATTAGTTGCTGGACTGAAACAATTTCGGCCCGTCTGTGCATATGTATTTACCGTAGCGGTTTAGACACAAGGTGGAAGCACTTTATCAGTGGTTTGTGAGAAATACATAGATTTATTCCAATGTGGAGCATTgtgttacttttattttaggtGGTCTAGCATTGTGTGTTGACACAATTTGTAAACAGGATTTGCCTACAGGATGATGAAACGATTATTTCACATGTGCTAGATGCTCTAAGTGTTTGTAGTAGTTGTAGAAGAACAATTATGATATTGAATTGCACCGTGTACTTCCAATAAGGCCAATGTTgatatgaagaagaaaaaaaaaaatgcacaactgcagttttttttggggagctCACCAAATGCACACTGGGTGACAACAACATTTGTGGCCCAGGTTGGAGGATGTGTTGACATGTGACAAGTACGAAGCAAAGCCACACACTCTCCTCACCATGATAGACTTCTCTAAGGGCTATTCTAGTGCATTTACTCATTTTCAACCGTTAAGATGATGGCCCAAGGTAGCAAGATCAGCTTTAAAATAATTCCCCTCAAGCgtttctgaaaaacaaaacaaaaaaaaaactctaatATGTGATTGCCAAAGTCCCAATGGTAGTTTGACTCATTTTGTTTAATGGGGCTTGTaatgtaattatattgttgccaaattgttttcagtgttggactgtgatttttatttatgattaaaaaagtagctgtttaaaaaaaaaaaaaaaaaggaaaaaaaactttaaagaGTCCTGCCCGAATATATTGGAATGCCAATTTAAGCGTATATTTGAATGTGGCCATATGGAAGCCCGTAAATGGTTTTAACTGTATGTTAAAGTAACTTGAATGACTTTTAATAAGTTCTATGTTTGCAACTCATAGTTGACATACTGGTGATGAATGTTTCTATGGTATTATTTGTATCGTCAGGATTGATGACCTATTTAGagatttatattttcataaatgttgtactttgttaCAGAGTTGTTCACGAGCAGAAAAGAAACTTATGTCCGAAGCAATATGAAACTTAGTGTGTATGCATTGTTTGTATGGAGCATTTTACTGAAATAAAAACGGTTCACTTTTTTTGCCTCCACGTGGTCTGGATCTTTAATTAACACCGTTGACATGTGTCAGTAACtttgagcacacacacacacataggcgCACTTCATTGCATATTACACAGATGCTAACGCATCTGAAAGGCCAGTAATTGCTTGTCTCCGCTTGACGACAAGCGTGGTGAATACATGGCCAACGCGGGCTGAGATTGTCATTGAAATTAGGCCATGCGTGTGGTTTGCACCTGTGCAGGACTTGCCAACAAATTCACAATGATTGGCCAATGAAATGCCTGGGGCTTTGAGCTGCTGTTTTAATTTCCCTGCGGTGTCACTCGAAGCCAATCTATCCGTGTGGATCCTGTCTCCACGGCAACACGGTATCCACAGGCTTGGCCACGCCCGTTTGCGTGATGGTGAGATCACGTTTGTTGGGGGTGCCTGCCTGTCCTCACGACACAGCCGTGCAACCGTCCTTGTTTGCCCAGCGTCAGGTCACGCTTTGTTTCCTACACCGAGTACAGTGCAAAAATGCCTCTTTATCTCCTCCGACCCAAAATAACCTGGTCATTGTCAGATGTGTTTACCCTGTGAGCCAGATCCTGGGTTTTTCCATTCGGAAGCAACGGGGAAGCCTCTGACTCACCCGGTttcactccctccctcccacctgGCTGCTACAGATAAAGCAGTCAAGAATACCTTACCTGGCtaaaaatatcaacaaaagCGGAATCAGAAAATATGCATAATGGCCACAATTTCGTCAGCATAAAAAGTCTGTAGGAATAGGACCGATAGCAACAAGCATATCATGACAAAATCAATAGGAAAGGTATTGGAAATAAGAATCGCGCAATGTCTCTTTTTCACAGCAGACAAATTTGTCTCCACAAATCACTAGAATTACAATCATTACATGGATAAGGCATTGTCGCCTACTTTGTGGCATCTGTAacataaatatttgtattctttggcttttgacTAACTAttaatttgtcttttaatttACTGTTTTCAATGTTTTAGCGCATTATTATATTTGAAGCACTTTACAGCTGTTGTAAAATGCACTCTAGTTGTATTGCATTGTTTTGTAAATAAGAAAACCGGCTACAACagtttgatttgctttgaagCAACGCATTCAGtctttttggaaaacaaaatgtagaaaaaaaattaacgtCTTACCACTGTGAAGAATCTGTCATTTCTCTCCAGATGATGATCCTCATCCCTCCTGCATTGGATTTGTCTTGCAAGCGTCATTGCCCAAAAGGAATGTTTACTTGTTTCACCagccaaaatacacaacataaAATCACTGGGCGGGTTTT
This window contains:
- the LOC119128071 gene encoding NACHT and WD repeat domain-containing protein 2 isoform X2 — protein: MWPSGVGSRQPCPRESALRRAAISGNVLALPPHHVPSGRSVRVFICANPDDTEAERNALKEHVYPKLRDFCRENYGIEFQVVDLYWGVDPEEWDSPELQRLRMKLLEECLKTSAGPCFVGLVGEKYGSIRVPGEVESAEFEMILDAAVEAGLDTHILDEWYCRDENSVPPAYYLKPKAQMLKKYQNSMESSSAAKTKNDKAWRKVSEEIKRIFRTAVLQLQEKGTMPSAQAKKFLCSALEDELDFALGKQTPAFLRKCVCYIRKISNFDRFAKLPEMTRYMDIVMSGDRIMRNQEAYERLLKVRDEFIPTVVAASNLRVYSSVTHCDMKLGYSQEVESHYVEGLCKQFYEDMVDIIQATVQQNFDTETDPLYDEILQHLSLCKAYAALHEYQTESLDYVQEYLLPSKGSRMSPLVVHGGPCTGKTLLLAEVAKQAYTWLQKETGPETDPVVIVRFIGSSQPSTDLRTLLQSICEQIAINYRCLIHFMPTKIQEMRELLVNLLGESSFHRPLVIILDALEQLSDADEARKLWWLPVQLPRTVRIVVSTLPNKHGILQKLRHAIHDEDNYVELIQRDRKVCSQTLKQQLLGVKRKVTSGQQIYVNEALAKCTLPMFVNLIYREVVHWRSHKDVDEKSLCSTVHESIEQLFYSVENKLGQRFVVRALGYITMAKAGLTEIELEDILSLDNIVLGDVIVVSYLKNPLRISCDLVARLKEELEGYLVERQVRNVTLMVWANRHLHLIAQKLYLSNEEDVHQMHSLLAEYFLGAWSGGRKKIFTYDNNHFTSQNISHHKNPHHQQSHEKTSSDKYSYDRQTPEQPWVFQCNLLEPDIFFVNHRKMTELVFHLTRSGRTDDLMFGVIMNFSWLYTMIKIGQFEKALNDIDLAYSYTQEKELKFLSTTLRSVKVKVLKNPASLSAELQQRLLPVVTSLPKLRHLLLECDKDGPKYCSIVPLHSSMDVTYSPERLPLSSSYMHIVEILPTLAPNIVLVALEDGSVSTWDVESRQLLRQIDTARSVVLGIRLTTDEKYLVVATTKNTLLIYDNHKSCLLSEVEIKGSKHGGIAGGVAFINGFTLSTHHALAWLEASKDVNVIDLLYGWPLYQFHCWYEVTCVQCSPDGMYAFCGQYLNTASIFHLGNGDKLATVTSEFSGGFVKSILVLDTINQMVMIDNEGSLSVWNTKEITNPRLMEDYDCRGDDSEVVSIELSEDQRSILLCKATSIEVLDTKVWKMVEKFKAKRSERFVAAVLSKNGQSIVASMENTSSIFVWRRDSGQCMASLIEISGAIVKLIKSVHHNLLLSVASSGVLSVWDIDIITAMSNIDKTGKKIQTLQLSGREDYVFTMDGSEAVHKWNFGTGFIETVFKHEGIVENCVLTSSGDLMVTSDDKCSQYIWQTNTGENIFRINGQKISQLLITHNDQFVVSLCEQNASRVWRLATGHKVCNILVTLQNALITTANTFLVGTSKNKLLAVSLWSGSVSKKFVCDDGITIVSFKLIPDCPDCVVFITSTETVFIWSVADEAVCRRVQLPANFLKNLEDFQISPNGKQGIVSKGDENINVLDLHSGKLRLIHAAGIIWRQKLSRDGRYLVYVCFRNCDEDDDAGVVSNLIVMRLADGKSIGTCSLYKTPTFLSLSQRALNIIIGFEDGSIGTYTVVDRVDAALKIKIATSNSRQIVNNASQKVRPKCGNHSFKTVADCIWRESTEVFSRDSPINVSDSGEGESTTPTKKTELLQ